One genomic window of Peromyscus maniculatus bairdii isolate BWxNUB_F1_BW_parent chromosome 2, HU_Pman_BW_mat_3.1, whole genome shotgun sequence includes the following:
- the Ccl19 gene encoding C-C motif chemokine 19 encodes MALGAGPLLAFSLLLLGTFPAPALGGANDAEDCCLSVTQRPIPGNIVKAFRYLLLKDGCRVPAVVFTTLRDYQLCAPPDQPWVQRLIRRLKKSSAAKSRNNSG; translated from the exons ATGGCACTCGGTGCAGGCCCACTACTGGCCTTCAGCCTGCTGCTTCTCGGGACCTTCCCAG ccccagcTCTTGGGGGCGCTAACGATGCGGAAGATTGCTGCCTGTCTGTGACCCAGCGCCCCATCCCTGGGAACATCGTGAAAGCCTTCCGCTACCTTCTTCTCAAGGATGGCTGCAGGGTGCCTGCTGTTGT GTTCACCACACTAAGGGACTACCAGCTCTGTGCACCCCCAGACCAGCCTTGGGTGCAACGCCTCATCCGAAGACTGAAGAAGTCGTCCGCTGCCAAG AGCAGGAACAACAGCGGTTAA